One genomic region from Desulfobacterales bacterium encodes:
- a CDS encoding caspase family protein yields MKKMIFAGIFFILMSLMQGCGAGIIHRTTEKDMQAVTYDETKNKVIKMFFEGHPSIGAYYTRASIKINEEGFQVTSEDNTSQALCGFETVGDPVVTDYGPLANVQFAVSINGCNAEIWFDQKESAVMFAQLLYTLKHQAAEAKIAQKLPVNTATSVGNNKKIIKSDIDALPAKKSTPDKHAYAIVIGIERYRQELPKAAFAENDARIVAAYLSQVMGYPEENVVTLINDRALKSDMEKYFEKWLSNNVEKDSTIFVYFSGHGAPNPKTGDAYLVPYDGDPSFIEQTGYSLKRLYDALGKLQAKEIIVALDSCFSGAGGRSVLAKGARPLVMNIQNNMVLSKNMTVLSASSGEQISSTYDEKGHGLFTYFLLKGIKNEDVVNPDGSIRMDDLFGYIKPQVERIARKQYNNEQTPQLIGAKK; encoded by the coding sequence ATGAAAAAAATGATATTTGCAGGTATCTTCTTTATACTGATGTCGCTGATGCAGGGGTGCGGGGCAGGGATCATACACCGGACTACGGAAAAAGATATGCAGGCCGTCACGTATGATGAAACAAAAAATAAAGTGATAAAAATGTTTTTTGAGGGACATCCTTCTATAGGTGCCTATTATACAAGGGCCTCTATAAAAATCAACGAGGAAGGATTCCAAGTCACCTCTGAGGACAATACCAGCCAGGCCCTTTGCGGTTTTGAAACGGTAGGGGACCCTGTTGTGACCGATTATGGGCCATTGGCGAACGTCCAGTTCGCAGTGTCGATCAATGGATGCAATGCCGAGATATGGTTTGACCAAAAAGAATCCGCTGTCATGTTCGCGCAATTGTTATACACGCTAAAGCATCAAGCGGCTGAAGCAAAAATCGCACAAAAGCTTCCCGTTAACACCGCTACTTCAGTTGGCAATAATAAAAAGATAATCAAATCGGATATCGATGCGCTTCCTGCAAAAAAATCAACGCCCGACAAGCATGCTTATGCCATCGTCATCGGTATTGAGCGATATCGCCAGGAACTTCCAAAAGCCGCTTTTGCTGAAAACGATGCCCGGATTGTAGCGGCGTATCTTTCCCAAGTGATGGGCTATCCGGAGGAGAATGTCGTTACGCTTATTAATGACCGAGCGCTAAAAAGCGACATGGAAAAATATTTTGAAAAGTGGCTCTCCAATAATGTTGAGAAAGACAGCACCATTTTTGTTTATTTTTCGGGCCATGGCGCTCCGAACCCTAAAACCGGAGACGCTTATCTTGTACCTTATGATGGGGACCCGTCTTTTATCGAACAGACCGGCTACTCACTGAAAAGACTGTACGACGCTCTCGGCAAACTTCAGGCCAAAGAAATCATTGTCGCCCTCGATTCCTGTTTTTCAGGCGCGGGCGGCCGATCGGTGCTCGCCAAGGGGGCCCGACCACTGGTGATGAATATCCAGAACAACATGGTTCTGTCAAAAAATATGACGGTTCTTTCCGCTTCCTCGGGTGAGCAGATCAGCTCGACCTATGATGAAAAGGGGCATGGTCTCTTCACCTATTTCCTGCTCAAGGGCATTAAAAACGAAGATGTCGTCAACCCGGACGGTTCCATCAGGATGGACGATCTGTTCGGCTATATTAAACCCCAGGTGGAGCGCATTGCGCGCAAGCAATAC
- a CDS encoding PHP-associated domain-containing protein, giving the protein MLRALRCDLHIHTCLSPCAELDMFPRAIIEKSIAEKLDVIAVCDHNASENAAHVIKLSGGKPISVLPGMEITTLEEVHLLALFDDLESLYGLQGVIYDHLPGVNQEEIFGCQAIVNAQDEVEGMNGHLLIGSADLPLQDVIDLVHSLGGLAVASHIDRPSYSVISQLGFIDPSMQFDALEISHAMGIKRARRQYPELASFAMITSSDAHVIRDVGRACTTIFLKEGNVRELRLAFQNRDGRYIETT; this is encoded by the coding sequence ATGCTCAGGGCATTGCGCTGTGATCTGCATATCCATACCTGTCTCTCCCCCTGCGCGGAGCTTGATATGTTTCCCCGCGCGATCATTGAAAAATCAATAGCTGAAAAATTAGATGTCATCGCCGTCTGCGACCACAACGCATCGGAAAACGCGGCGCATGTGATCAAACTGTCGGGGGGGAAACCCATCTCCGTGCTGCCCGGCATGGAAATAACCACCCTTGAAGAGGTCCATCTGCTGGCCCTTTTTGACGACCTTGAAAGTCTTTACGGGCTTCAGGGCGTAATTTACGACCACCTGCCCGGCGTCAACCAGGAGGAGATTTTCGGGTGTCAGGCCATTGTGAACGCCCAGGATGAGGTGGAAGGCATGAACGGGCATCTGCTCATCGGCTCCGCCGATCTCCCCCTGCAGGATGTCATCGATTTGGTCCATAGCCTGGGAGGCCTTGCCGTGGCTTCCCATATAGACCGCCCCAGTTACAGCGTCATCAGCCAACTTGGATTCATCGATCCTTCCATGCAGTTCGACGCTCTGGAGATCAGTCATGCCATGGGGATCAAACGCGCCCGTCGGCAATACCCCGAACTTGCATCCTTTGCCATGATTACGTCATCCGATGCGCACGTTATCCGTGATGTGGGCCGGGCGTGCACCACGATATTTCTCAAGGAAGGAAATGTCCGGGAGTTAAGACTGGCCTTTCAAAATCGTGACGGGCGCTATATCGAGACGACATAG
- a CDS encoding DUF4384 domain-containing protein, with protein MKKTIPVLLFLLLSLVSSISFSAEKPLWIEATGEAVLGDIETPNEVKERARRDAQKNALEMAVGVFMKSHTLVSNSQLVEDLVYATVRGRVEKSEILQEGWDPKDRSLYRVKLKALIQPVYPEKGEGLSVKVHLSKTTIKAGEDVRIFYEPSRDCYIYIFSIASDGSVTLLLPNSHHTKNLATSNTVHVFPPEESPIRLTAAFLPGHTEKYAEERIKLIATRKKENLIPLGFQEGLFKVYDSKSTGMISDLVRRLNHLEPGDWTEATVVYNLTR; from the coding sequence ATGAAAAAAACAATTCCCGTGCTCCTTTTCCTGCTGCTGTCACTGGTTTCATCCATATCCTTTTCCGCCGAAAAACCCTTATGGATCGAGGCGACCGGCGAGGCGGTCCTCGGCGACATCGAAACCCCCAATGAAGTCAAAGAAAGGGCCCGGCGCGACGCCCAGAAAAACGCCCTGGAAATGGCGGTGGGCGTCTTCATGAAGTCGCATACGCTGGTGTCAAACAGCCAGCTGGTGGAAGACTTGGTATATGCCACGGTCAGAGGCCGGGTTGAAAAGTCCGAAATCCTCCAGGAAGGGTGGGACCCGAAGGACCGGTCCCTTTACCGGGTAAAGCTCAAAGCCCTCATCCAGCCGGTTTATCCGGAAAAAGGCGAGGGACTCTCCGTAAAGGTCCATCTTTCCAAAACGACCATCAAGGCAGGTGAAGATGTCCGGATTTTTTACGAACCCAGCCGGGACTGCTATATTTATATTTTTTCAATCGCTTCCGACGGTTCCGTGACCCTGCTCCTGCCCAATTCCCATCATACTAAAAACCTTGCAACATCCAATACGGTCCATGTGTTCCCGCCGGAAGAAAGCCCCATCCGGTTGACGGCGGCGTTTCTCCCCGGACATACGGAAAAGTATGCCGAAGAACGCATCAAGCTGATCGCCACCCGCAAAAAGGAAAACCTGATACCCCTCGGGTTTCAGGAAGGCCTTTTCAAGGTTTATGATTCAAAATCGACGGGAATGATCAGCGACCTGGTGCGACGGCTCAACCATCTGGAACCGGGTGACTGGACGGAAGCCACGGTAGTTTACAACCTGACAAGGTAA
- a CDS encoding sensor histidine kinase — MMELSLHILDITENAVRAKARHVLISITEDRTNDHLTLEICDDGTGMTTAELKRVLDPFYTTKKVRRVGLGVPMLAQAAENAGGSFEIESEPGKGTVITVAFQLTHVDRQPLGDLAGTLVTLITGNPEVHFVYRHRGNGQTYTLDTHEIKKEIEDVPINHIEILKWIRLDVETGLKKINAQS, encoded by the coding sequence ATGATGGAACTGTCGCTTCATATCCTGGACATTACGGAAAACGCCGTCCGCGCCAAGGCCCGGCATGTTCTCATTTCCATAACGGAAGACCGGACAAACGATCACTTGACGCTGGAAATTTGCGACGACGGGACAGGGATGACAACAGCGGAACTAAAGCGGGTATTGGACCCCTTTTATACGACGAAAAAAGTCCGCCGGGTCGGGTTGGGGGTGCCCATGCTGGCCCAGGCCGCCGAAAATGCCGGTGGAAGCTTTGAGATTGAATCGGAACCGGGAAAAGGAACCGTCATCACCGTTGCTTTTCAGCTGACCCATGTGGACCGCCAGCCGCTGGGGGATCTGGCGGGCACGCTGGTAACGCTGATTACGGGAAATCCGGAGGTGCATTTTGTTTACCGGCATCGCGGCAACGGTCAGACCTATACGCTCGATACACATGAAATTAAAAAGGAAATTGAAGATGTGCCCATCAATCACATTGAGATTTTGAAGTGGATCCGCCTCGATGTGGAAACGGGTTTAAAGAAAATAAATGCTCAATCATAA
- a CDS encoding ankyrin repeat domain-containing protein codes for MMKKIVLFLILFSLVSMAGCATVTPLGRAAKSGDIKEVESLLSQGANVNEIVTPGLAPLHEAVFNNAPLDIVRLMIDKGADLNMKSCGDGWANTCNCGTPLHITACKGNVNMMKLLIEKGAEIDVPDRWGGTPLVSAAQAGQTAAIRLLIEKGADTDNAKAFLLSKRQDNAARVIEMAERSARKGAAQTAATKEPLSAPAPLKSDVDELPSVKKKPNPNAYAVVIGIETYRQKLPKADFAVADAATVKQCLTRMLGYPEENIIALSNEHATYTDLVKYIEEWLPKNMEPGGSVFFYYSGHGAPNPKTGDVFLVPYDGDPNFIEKTGYPLKKLYEQLSKLPAKEIMVALDSCFSGAGGKSVLAEGSRPLVMNMQTAFTPAKNMVVLTASSDSEISSTYKDKGHGLFTYFLLKGVKGEADLNEDGKIEVEELYSYLKPQVQKTARKLYNNEQSPQLIAPNREIIIR; via the coding sequence ATGATGAAAAAGATAGTTCTATTTTTAATTCTGTTTTCACTCGTTTCAATGGCCGGATGCGCGACTGTCACGCCGTTGGGAAGAGCAGCGAAAAGCGGAGATATAAAAGAAGTAGAATCCCTTTTAAGTCAAGGCGCCAATGTGAATGAGATCGTGACGCCCGGTCTTGCGCCCCTGCATGAAGCCGTGTTTAACAATGCCCCTTTGGATATCGTCCGACTTATGATTGATAAAGGAGCTGACCTAAATATGAAAAGCTGCGGCGACGGGTGGGCGAACACTTGCAACTGCGGAACCCCTCTACATATTACCGCCTGTAAAGGCAACGTCAATATGATGAAGCTTCTCATTGAAAAGGGGGCGGAAATTGATGTCCCTGACCGATGGGGGGGTACGCCGCTTGTCTCGGCAGCCCAAGCCGGCCAGACTGCGGCCATCAGGCTGCTGATTGAAAAGGGAGCGGACACGGATAACGCCAAAGCCTTCCTTTTATCCAAGCGTCAGGACAATGCCGCCCGGGTGATTGAAATGGCGGAAAGAAGCGCGCGTAAGGGAGCGGCGCAAACCGCAGCAACCAAAGAACCCCTTTCCGCCCCCGCTCCGCTCAAATCCGACGTCGACGAACTGCCTTCTGTTAAAAAGAAGCCCAACCCGAACGCATATGCCGTCGTCATCGGCATCGAAACCTATCGCCAGAAATTGCCAAAGGCCGATTTTGCCGTAGCGGATGCGGCAACGGTCAAACAGTGTCTCACCCGCATGCTGGGCTATCCGGAAGAAAATATCATTGCCCTGAGCAACGAACACGCCACTTACACCGATCTGGTAAAATATATCGAAGAGTGGCTCCCGAAAAACATGGAGCCCGGCGGTTCCGTGTTTTTCTATTACTCCGGCCACGGCGCCCCCAATCCCAAAACCGGCGACGTCTTTCTGGTCCCCTATGACGGCGACCCCAATTTTATTGAAAAGACCGGCTATCCCTTGAAAAAGCTGTATGAACAGCTATCCAAACTTCCCGCCAAAGAAATCATGGTGGCTCTTGATTCCTGTTTTTCCGGGGCGGGCGGAAAAAGCGTCCTGGCGGAAGGAAGCCGCCCGCTGGTGATGAACATGCAGACGGCATTTACGCCGGCCAAAAACATGGTCGTCCTGACGGCATCATCTGACAGTGAAATCAGCTCCACCTATAAAGACAAAGGGCACGGGCTCTTTACCTATTTTCTCCTGAAAGGCGTCAAGGGTGAGGCCGATCTCAATGAAGACGGCAAAATAGAGGTGGAGGAATTATATAGCTACCTCAAGCCCCAGGTGCAGAAAACCGCCCGGAAACTGTACAACAACGAGCAGTCGCCGCAGCTCATCGCGCCGAACAGAGAAATCATTATCCGATAG
- a CDS encoding class I SAM-dependent methyltransferase codes for MWELFTGEALFGKPATHYGELTLISKVIIACLAVLGIAALVMTAISLISHIMTGAPFIATSKRLTRKIVALADIRPGERVYDIGCGDGRFLIEANKFYGARAVGIDISPLVCALAKLTTWLKRADVVILCANFKTCDFQDADVIFCYLVPDQMAILGEKLKQLKKGAGYCRAGLKSPDGSRCSRCRSRAGLVLNRSSSTKFDHSF; via the coding sequence ATGTGGGAACTATTCACAGGAGAGGCATTATTCGGCAAACCGGCAACCCATTATGGCGAGCTGACACTTATATCCAAGGTCATCATTGCCTGTCTTGCCGTTCTTGGAATCGCCGCCCTCGTTATGACGGCCATCAGTTTGATCAGTCACATCATGACCGGTGCGCCATTTATTGCAACGTCAAAGCGCCTTACCCGTAAAATCGTGGCATTGGCGGACATTCGCCCCGGTGAGCGGGTGTATGATATTGGCTGCGGAGACGGCAGGTTTTTGATCGAGGCAAATAAATTTTACGGGGCAAGGGCCGTCGGCATTGATATATCTCCGCTGGTTTGCGCCCTGGCCAAACTGACCACCTGGCTGAAGCGGGCGGATGTTGTCATACTCTGTGCAAATTTTAAAACCTGCGATTTCCAGGATGCCGATGTGATTTTTTGCTATCTGGTGCCCGACCAGATGGCAATCCTGGGGGAGAAATTAAAACAACTGAAAAAAGGTGCCGGATATTGTCGCGCCGGTTTGAAATCCCCGGATGGGAGCCGCTGCAGCAGGTGCAGATCAAGGGCCGGTTTGGTTCTGAATCGATCTTCATCTACCAAATTTGACCATTCTTTTTAA